ATATGAATTGCAATCAAGAGCACTTTTGAGGAGTGCCTGGCTGCTGGAATCAGGATTGCATCTACAACAGGAGTCGGGCGAGTTCTTGCTGCTCAGCTGTTTGTGGTGCTTGGCTTCTTCCTGTGAAAAGCTGGCTTGCAGAGTTTAAGGCACAACCTTTGCCCTTCCTAGTGTACTCCTAGTTCTTCTGTATCCCTACTAGATTTCAGCATCCATTTTCCCCCAAGTGGTCGTATTTTCTTTGCTTCTACTTTGTCAGGTAGTTTCTAGTTTCCCTAACATAAGCAACTTCCATAGTAAAGGCATTTCCTTTGTGTGCGTTTGGACACAAAGTTATTGAGTGCAAAGACAACCTGCAAAGAATCTTGGTCAGAGGAGCAGGTCCTAATTTGTAAGAATTAACTTGTTGCTTCAAAAGCAGTGCCAAATGTGAATTCAAATTGGCACCTAATCTGAGCCTCCAAAATCTCTTCCTACTTACCCGTATATAGTCTATTCCTGGCTGTGGTGTTGCTCCATGTTGTTTCCAGGTCTTGCTTTTCAGCTAATGCCTCTTATTCATATCCCCCAAGGAGGATTCTGTTGCACCCAGCTACCCACTTACCCATAAGGCAGTACTCCAACCTGCAGCACTTGGCCTAATTTCTTCCAGCCCCCCAAATGCTTTGATTTTCTCTTGCTCTCTGGTCCATGCCTTGGGGAACTGGTTTGTCTTTTGACTAGACAACGAGGAGGTATATGCAGTTGTCTCCCTACTATTTCATTCTAAGTACAGGCTAATGAATGTGTTTCAAGTCATGTCAGTGATTGGTAAAGGCCTAGCAttgatttatttcaaaaaaaagcAGCTTAATTTAGAAAAAAAGTGTCAATCCTCTACAAGTCCACACCTGCATTAAACCAACCTGATTCTTTAAAAGGGCTGCACAGCCCTCTCTTAGACTCTCAGTTCTTCTTGCTAGGATTAAAATTGATTGTAATGTTAAGACACCATCCAGCATGATGAAAAGAAACATTTGGATCCACTTTGCATTGTGATCATTCAGTCCCAAGAAAATCAGTATGAATCCTTGAAGTTCCACTGCTGACAAACTTCAGTTTGCTTTAAAGAAGAAACCCAAAAAAATCCAGCAAAGGCTAAAGACTAGAAGTGAGGGTCACAGTCCTCCACTAAGCTGTCAGTGATGTAGCTGGCCTGGAGAACATTTTCATAGTACATTTTTTCAGCAAATGTGTTGACTGTCCAAGCCACAACTTGAATTCCTTTGGAAGACCACTGTCTCACATATTCCCTAAAAAGGATAATGTCAGAAATGATGTGAGGGAAGACTGCAAGTGACTGCAATTAAAACCAAACCTTTATTATTTCATGTTCTCTATAGTAACAGCAGGCCATCTTTTTGGTACTTAACCCACAATCTTTCCCCCCTATTTTGTTTAAGTTAAGATGTGGTATTCAATTGGAAACCATCTCTTAGGGATAATTATTGAGGCCATCAGAGGGAGAAACAGCAGCATGCCTAGGTACATTTCCAGCTGAAAGCCCTGCCTCCCTCCATGTCCGCAGTGCCGTCGCTGAGGAAGCAGCACCCAGGTATCCGCCCACCTGAAAGCCTTGGCTATGTGTATGGAGCTAAATTATCCTGCCCCTTTCAAGCTACCATAAGAAGGTATTTACCCTGAAAGGTTGTTTACAAGTACTACAGATGAGAATTACCCATacaggtaaaggtcaagggacccctgaccattaggtccagtcgtggctgactctggggttgcggttctcatctcactttattggccgagggagccggcgtacagcttccaggtcatgtggccagcatgactaagccgcttctggcaaaccagagcagcacacggaaactctgtttaccttcccgccggagcggtacctatttatctacttgcactttgacatgctttcaaactgctaggttggcaggagcagggaccgagcaacaggagctcaccccgtcgcggggatttgaaccgccgaccttctgatcggcaagtcctaggctctgtggtttaacccacagcgccacctgcgtcccacccaTACAGTTAGGGTGGTTTAAATAAAAGCTCATCAGGCACCCACTGTTGACACCTGCACTCTGTTCTTTTATGTCTTGCATGATTCGGTGTATGCCTACCGTCCCCCCTCATCCCCCCCTCCCGATCCTTTGAGGAATATCTTAGCTGAGGGTGGGTTAGACAAAGGGTAGCCAGCAcagtgccctacagatgttgttgggttccatAGGCAGTGATCaggactgatgggacttgtagtccaacaagcagctggagggcacctcCCACTGGCTATCCCAGAGTATAGTCAAGGTTTTCTGCTTACTGTGAAACGAAATTTTTCTGCACCAGAAAAACGGAAACCCCACAGAAGTGCCACAGGAAGTTGTGCATGCTCCAGTCCAAAATGACATCCAGCATCATCATGAAATAATGTTTCCAGCAGGAAGTGTAGCGAGGCTTCCCATCTCCAAAGTAACTAAAGCTCCATGGTCGGTGGGTTAGAGCTGTTAAAACATTCCTATCAGCTTGCTTCATCTACAAGGCCAAGCAGAGAAACAAATGAATACATTTTGAGGTACAAAGACTGATATTGCAAAGGAGACTTGACTTTCATCATTTCAAGCTTGACTTTGATGGTACGTAATCTTGCTATATCTGGTAGTCTGGCGTTTGTAGAGAAAGAGTCAAAGGCTGGAACTCAACCCTTGCATCATGTTTGCTAAAGAAGTCCAGACATTTTGTGCCACAAACCTAAATACTCTTAGAAGTACACCTTTCTGATTTTATTTACTTCCCAAATTATGTATCTGCCTTGAAGAGCTGCATGCTGGAATAGTTTTAAAACTATTTGGTTTATAGCAATTAAACTAATGATTAGGGTTGCTTGTATTGGGTACCTGTACACCCCCCCATGAAGCAAGCTTAGGACTGATTTTAGGTTTTTGGGGGGTCCTGCGTAAGCTGTCTTCAGTAAACCCTGACCTCCTTTATCCATGACCCATACAACACCCCCCCACTTTGCTTGCAAAATGAGGGGAGTCCATATGACGCTTCACAGTGGACAGAATTATTCCAGATTTTAAAGTGAAGGCCACTTTGTCGATCTTTAACATATCCTCCCCACTTCCGTAAGATTATGTACGTGTAATGCTGAAATTACCCAAATTAAAATCTTACCATGGCAACAACAGAACACTTAGGTGAAAAATTGTACCTTATAGACAACGTCCGGCATAAAAGAGCAAACGATGCTAGTGTTGTACAGCCGAGGATATTCCAAGTACAGGGGTTTTAGGGCTGCAACTGCCTGCCAGGAAACAAGTTACATGAAAGAAGTGCAAAGCAGTTTAAAGGTAATTTTGAAATTTTGTTATTATAGCCTGAAGGTCAGACTGGAGATGGAAAggattgcatatttttttttgaatGCAAGATGCTGACCTTTGGTTTTGCCATTCAGCTGGCTTAGGTACTTCTAGTCAAGACAAGGGTACTTGCTATTGTAGTGGTGTGTATACAAAGATAAAATTATTGTTTGAGACATACCATCAAGGAAGGCCCAATTTGCTCCAGTGGAAAATTTGCTTTTGGCAAGCATTTTGGTTCAGTACGTAAGAGACAGATTCAGAAAAGCACCAGTAGCTCAGTATTAGAGTACATGCTATGCTAAAGGTGCcatgttcagtcctcagcatcaccATTTAAGACTGATTTCAGGTAGCAGCAgcactgggaaagacccctgtctgtGGCTCTGGAAAGCTGCCAACTATTGGACTACAAGGCTGGACTAGGCAGATCTACAGTCTGACTATATATAAGGCatctacatgcatacatacatgtatAATTCCATGTGCACAGTGCCAGAAAACGGGATAAATGCCCCTTCCCTACCCCACATCTACAACTTAAAGAAAACGTTGTTTCAAGCTTATTTTTAAGTAGTCTCACCCACAAAGGAAAGGGGCTTAAGTTATTCAGTATTATATCGCTATGAATAAGACCAAAGGCAAGGTAAATCAGCTATGATTGTAAATGGGCTGAAAAGGAAGCAGCATAACTTCTTGTCTTGGTAAAATTGCATTAATGTTTTACTAAGAAAGATCTCTCAGATCTGATCAAATGGAAGACCTCTACCATGTGCTGTCCCACAAGAATGTGAGGCTTCAGCACAGTGGAAGAAAATGGTACCTTGTCTGCACTGCCCTTGACATCAAAGTAGATTGTGAGATCGTAATGCATACTTTCCAAAACAGCTTCTTTCAAAGTTGGTATTTTTTCTCCACGATAATCCCTCCTACCGAGAAATAGTAAAACTTTAATTGTGTGCATTCCTGCATAAACATTTACATCAAAAAAAGGAATAATGCTTCTGTTCACTTTTATCACCATGAAGCATCTAAGGTAGGGGTGGGGGGCCTCTCTGATTGGTGAACCAGATGTTCATCTCCTCTCACCTCGTGGGCCAACTCTGACAGGTGGATGGGACCACCCATCTATCAGTCACCTGACTCCATTATAAGCATACTTATTTCCCATAAAATCTACAAGACAGATGGCTCCGACTGTGACCTAATATTAGAAAGAACTAAAATAATCAAAAAGTATGTGTTTTTACCAAAACATAAACAGTCCAAGCTTAATATAGCCAGTAGTATTCTGCTGGTGATGCTTGCGAACAGCCCAAAGCTGCACCCTTACAGTATTTTGGAATTATCTGACAGAAAACAGATCTGATTGGAAGAATTTCCCACCCATTCTTCAAGATTCTTTCCTTCCACCTATTGCCTTCACAAGAACCTGGTGAAGTAGGTTACACTGAGAccaagtgactggcccaagatcactcaATAAACTTCGTGGCTGAGAGGTGGCTTGAAGCCAGGCCTTCCCATCCATCGCTACATCAAGGGGAGCAGGTGGTGCTCATCTTCACAAACCACTTATCTCTACATACTTATTTGGGAATAAGAAATAATTATTTCTGTGGGATTTGCTTCCACATAaccatgcataggatcaggctgtaagAGAAAACATGTTGTGTAATGGTACAGAAATATTGTATTTCCAGGTATGAATGAAGGTGTTCTTCAGATTGCTCACTTACCATAATCTATGTTTAGCAGCTGGATTAAATTTTCTGATATCAGCAAAGGTCAAGCTGTTTAGGTTTCCAGACCCATCCGTGGTCCTGTCTACAGTGTCGTCATGCATCAGGACAGGAATGCCATCAGCAGTGAATCCAAGGTCAATTTCTACCCCTGTTGCTCCATTCTCAGCTGCCttgataaacaaaaaacaaactgcTTTAAACAGGACATTGGATAACAATGCAAATTTTGCATTGTAATCTGTGTTTTGTTACCATCACATTAGAAATGGGAAAACTGAAACGAATTCACCAGCTGTGACCTGACTTTTGTTGGTGCTGCAGGAGCTTTTGGTACTATTGGTCATGGTATAGTGTTTCTGTACTGCCAGGCCAGGTTGGGGCTCGGAGTACAGCCTTGTGCTGGTTCCTGTCCAGCCTAAAGGACAGTTTTCTGAAGGCAGATCTGGGGATTAAGTGTTCTTGTTTGTTAATTGGCCTACGGAGATCCACAATGTTGTATCTTTTCCCTCATGCTGCTTAATGcttacatgaaactgctgggagagGTCATCTGGAGATATGATCACCAATATGTGGGTGACACCCAACTCTAGGATTGCTTTTCATCAGATTTTAGAGAGTAAAAACCCTTAACTGATTGTTATGGGTTAGATGTTTGTTAACAAACTGAGATGGTGCTGTTGGGGGCCTGTTATTTAATATCTCCAAAGTATTCAATTGACATTAGTGTGTTTTCAaaaccaattcaaagtgctggttatcaaCTTTAAAACACTAAATGCTTTGGATCCAGGGTTTCTAATGGGCCACTTGGTTCCACAAAATTTCCCCCACCCATTAATA
The nucleotide sequence above comes from Podarcis raffonei isolate rPodRaf1 chromosome 14, rPodRaf1.pri, whole genome shotgun sequence. Encoded proteins:
- the GDE1 gene encoding glycerophosphodiester phosphodiesterase 1 isoform X1; this translates as MFCYSEGLLAAFSTVLLAALVLSRSAVLSCLLTAGLYLVLRLFSLEPAPVQRARLVVQPRGNPARIAHRGGGHDAPENTLAAIRQAAENGATGVEIDLGFTADGIPVLMHDDTVDRTTDGSGNLNSLTFADIRKFNPAAKHRLWRDYRGEKIPTLKEAVLESMHYDLTIYFDVKGSADKAVAALKPLYLEYPRLYNTSIVCSFMPDVVYKMKQADRNVLTALTHRPWSFSYFGDGKPRYTSCWKHYFMMMLDVILDWSMHNFLWHFCGVSVFLVQKNFVSQEYVRQWSSKGIQVVAWTVNTFAEKMYYENVLQASYITDSLVEDCDPHF
- the GDE1 gene encoding glycerophosphodiester phosphodiesterase 1 isoform X2, which gives rise to MFCYSEGLLAAFSTVLLAALVLSRSAVLSCLLTAGLYLVLRLFSLEPAPVQRARLVVQPRGNPARIAHRGGGHDAPENTLAAIRQAAENGATGVEIDLGFTADGIPVLMHDDTVDRTTDGSGNLNSLTFADIRKFNPAAKHRLWRDYRGEKIPTLKEAVLESMHYDLTIYFDVKGSADKMKQADRNVLTALTHRPWSFSYFGDGKPRYTSCWKHYFMMMLDVILDWSMHNFLWHFCGVSVFLVQKNFVSQEYVRQWSSKGIQVVAWTVNTFAEKMYYENVLQASYITDSLVEDCDPHF
- the GDE1 gene encoding glycerophosphodiester phosphodiesterase 1 isoform X3 codes for the protein MHDDTVDRTTDGSGNLNSLTFADIRKFNPAAKHRLWRDYRGEKIPTLKEAVLESMHYDLTIYFDVKGSADKAVAALKPLYLEYPRLYNTSIVCSFMPDVVYKMKQADRNVLTALTHRPWSFSYFGDGKPRYTSCWKHYFMMMLDVILDWSMHNFLWHFCGVSVFLVQKNFVSQEYVRQWSSKGIQVVAWTVNTFAEKMYYENVLQASYITDSLVEDCDPHF